From one Desulfobulbaceae bacterium genomic stretch:
- a CDS encoding response regulator: MARILVIDDDPWVLKIFRQILEDDGHVVSTASNGQEGLDLFRQNPTELIITDMVMPVKDGLKLIMELEKEFPNVPAIAISGGGVIEPERYLTLAESIGTRKTLIKPVSKQDLLDAVHSVLN, from the coding sequence GTGGCCCGCATACTTGTGATTGACGATGACCCATGGGTCCTTAAAATTTTCAGACAGATCCTTGAAGATGATGGCCATGTTGTCTCCACCGCGAGCAATGGCCAAGAGGGCCTCGACCTCTTTCGTCAAAACCCCACGGAACTGATCATCACCGACATGGTCATGCCCGTCAAGGATGGCCTGAAACTGATCATGGAACTGGAAAAGGAGTTTCCTAATGTTCCAGCCATCGCCATATCAGGTGGCGGAGTTATCGAACCGGAACGTTATTTAACCCTGGCAGAGAGCATTGGCACCCGCAAAACCCTAATCAAGCCGGTCTCCAAACAGGACTTATTGGATGCGGTACACTCTGTATTGAACTAA
- a CDS encoding MOSC domain-containing protein, with product MGKILSLNISTEKGMEKTPVETINVIMDYGFEGDAHARNWHRQISLLGIESINSMLKNRTDLELRPGSFAENITTEGIDLFTLPVGTRIVSGEVELEISQIGKKCHDKCNIFHKVGDCVMPREGIFAKVVRPGTLHQNDEIHIIP from the coding sequence ATGGGAAAAATACTCTCACTCAATATCAGCACAGAGAAAGGGATGGAGAAAACTCCGGTTGAAACGATCAACGTCATCATGGATTATGGCTTTGAGGGCGATGCACATGCCAGAAACTGGCACCGCCAGATAAGCCTTCTTGGCATCGAAAGCATCAATTCCATGCTAAAAAACCGAACAGATCTTGAGCTAAGACCTGGTTCTTTTGCTGAAAATATTACCACAGAGGGAATCGACCTCTTCACTCTGCCCGTGGGCACCAGAATAGTCTCTGGCGAGGTTGAACTGGAAATCTCGCAAATTGGGAAAAAATGCCACGATAAATGCAACATATTTCACAAGGTTGGCGACTGTGTTATGCCAAGAGAAGGCATCTTCGCCAAAGTAGTTCGGCCAGGAACCCTGCACCAAAACGATGAAATCCATATAATCCCCTAG
- a CDS encoding Trm112 family protein → MISKELLEILACPQCKGELTLTPQNDGLICGTCKLLYEIRDDIPIMLVDEAKKID, encoded by the coding sequence ATGATCAGCAAAGAACTGCTGGAAATTCTTGCCTGCCCACAGTGCAAAGGCGAACTTACACTTACCCCACAAAATGACGGACTGATTTGTGGGACCTGCAAACTCCTCTACGAAATCCGGGACGATATCCCGATCATGCTGGTCGATGAGGCAAAAAAAATCGATTAA